The sequence GTAAAGATCCCATGCTTAATCGCATTGGCAGAAATAACTTCTTTCCCTTTAGCTGTCATAGGGCCTGTGGAAAGTAGAGCATTTTTTTGGTTGGCCAACAGTTGTTTTGAAGAACTCATATATTTTCCCTCTTAATTATTTTTTGGTGAGAGAGGTGAGATGCGTGATATTTCTCCCTTCTCTCACACCTCTCACTTATTTTTTATACATCGTCAGAAAAAATTTTATTGCCATCGAAGCGATAACAACGTGTCGTAGAATTAATCGAGCATGGAAGGTGCTCTGCTCGCGTGCTCTTTCCCTCAGAGTCTGGCAATAGCCAACCTCTTTCAATAAGGGTCGCGGTCGCTACTTGAACGTCAAAGCCAGAGCAAATATCCTGTTTAAAGCTCTCGGGTAAAGCAAAATAATGCCAATTTCCCTCCACCATTCTTTTATAGCCTGCTCGATTGATCGTTCTTTGTTCATCAGGGCTTCCAATTAAGGTAAAGCGAGAATCCCCATGCTGCTCAAAATAATGCCTTACTTGCCGCAGAATCTCTTGCCCTTCTTGAGCTGAAATACCCCCTCTATTTTTGAGCCAAGCTTCAAAGCATGTTTTAGTTGCCCAATTAGCATCTTCTTCCGGCCATCCGGTTATACCAAGCTCTGTCGCTAATGTGCCAGCGGCGGCCACAAGAGCAAAGCGATTGAGCACGCGGAGCACTTGGCCATCAGCGTTTGGTGGCGTATTCTCTTTCTTAAATTCTTCGCAGAGAATTTTAATGCGTTGAATATGCGTAGGCGTATCCTTAATAATTTCTCGAATAAAGGCCTTGCCAGCAGTTCCATGATATTTTTCGGCATTGGCACATAGCATGCGGGAAAACTCATCGCCAGAGGGAAAGAAGTGTAAATGATCAAAGACGCCATAGGCACCTGTAAAGGCAGGAATATCCACAATCCTGACTTCATGTCCGCCTCTTACCTTCTGGCCAGCTTGCCTAATTAGATCGGGAAGCCCGAGTTCTCCATTGGATAAGAAGAGAAGCCTCCAGGCTTGTTTGGTTCGAGCTTGCCCCAATTTATCGCAGCGCTGCTTCCCACCACCATTGACGAGAAGATAAGCCGCCTCTCCTGCAAGTTTAGGCTCCAGCTTGCCAATTTCATCTAGGCAAAGCAAACAATCATTGTGAAGAGTTGCAATGGATTCAAGACCATTAGAAGTAGCCCTCCAAGAGTGCAGCATTGCCTCCCCTCCATAAACGGATAAGGCTACTTTAATAGCTGTCGTTTTTCCGCCACTGCTTGGTCCTCGAAGATGGAAGCCTCCATTTTCTTCGCCAAGCAAGTGAATAAGAGGAGCTGCAAATGCCACGCAGACGCAAAAACCAAGCCGAGAATTATCAACACAATATTTTCCCACTTCTTTTTGCCATTCACTTAACGTTCCTTTATTTTCGTGATGCGCGATAATTGGCAGGCGAGCTTGAAAGACAACCTCTTCGTCCTTCACCTCTCCTATTGTCTCGTCCGGTAGGATGTAAAGATTTCCATACCAACCCAATTTGTTCACACAACGCATTCTTTTGTCTGGATTTGAGCTTTGGATATACCTGCTTAAAAGCTCTCTTCCTTGCCTGCCCTCTTTGATCTGCAAGCCGCTAGATAAAAGAAATTGCCTATATAAGGTGCCATCACCTGCTAAATATTCCATTGGCATAGGCCAGAGGTGTTCAACTCCATCATAATCGAAAAACCTTAGTAATTTACCGTGATTTTGATTATCATGATCTCGAGTAATGGCAATTATTTCGAGTGGAGAACAGACCCATACTGGATCTGATTGCCCACTTTGGGCGTTTGGAGGAGGCATAAACCAAACGCCTTTTTCATCGAGAAAGAAATTATCCATTTTTCGCCTCCTTTTGCGCTTCGATCCAAGCTTCAAAAAGATCAACTCTTAAGAGGATGCGCTTTCCAATTTTGCGCACGACCTTATCGAGTCCGTTTTTGTGGCGATGGATGAGATAATGGCGAATCTGCCCTATGGTAAACGGGTATTTGCCACATGAGACAATTTGTTGAGGAGACACATATTCAAAATTGGGCATAAAAACTCCTAGTTTGGTGTTTATTTATGCCTAATCTTCGCTGATAGGGTGGATTATCCCGATTGCATGGTGGGTGACAGTTTTTTATTTATAAACGCTCGATGACCAATAGCCTCGTGTGGTGCGCTCATGAAGGTAAGAAAGGTAATGTTGCCAAGATTGCAGGCTTGCTTTGAGGCTTTGACTCCTTTTTCCTGAAAGGTGCGCAGTAGCGAACGCCATGGCAGTGAAAAAATGCGATCAGTAGTTGGATCTCGTGGCAAAGCCAGTAAGAAATGGTAAAGCGTTTTTGAAATTGGAATATCAATAACACCGAAAAAGCTCTCTATTCCAATGCTATATTCTCCCACTGGGTTTGCCTCTTGGATTTTAAGCTGAGTAATAGGCGTAGCGAACACAGCCTCTTCTCGCGTCATCAGACGACAAGCGCCAACTACATGGCAGAGCCAAGCAAAGCCCAAGGCCTCAGCTGCGGAGCGTTGAGAGTTTGGACGCCCTTCAAGAAAAGTTTTTGCTAAATTCTTGATAATATCTGAGGCAGTCAAGATGTCAATTGGATATACGGCGTCGTCGACTCGACGCAAAATATAGCGACGCTCGACCTTTTCAACTTTTTCTCCGACACGTTCAAAGGAATAGCCCGGCCTAAATTCCATTTTATAAGGAAAAAGGCTCTCAATGGCTCCTTGCTGATCAAAGTCTGTATCTTGCCTTAAAAACTCAAGAAAGGAGCGCAAAGATTTAATCCAAACAGAGCGATGTTCATTCTGCTCCGATGCCATTAAGGCCAATTCCTGCAAATAATCGCCAAGGGCTTGGCTTTCGCCTGGCGGTGGAATTATATAGCCTCGATAAAGAATATCTTTTTCTTCATCTTGCCATTGCAAATAAGCTGGGAAAGCGGATTGCTGAAAATAGTCGGGTAGAGCTAGCTTTGGTCTATGCATAAAGGCGCGAAAGTCCCAAGCTTCCGCATACAGCCAAATATAGGCATCTTCTTTTTCCCAATAATCATCAGACATACATTCATTTTGATCAAATTCAGGCATTTGATCCTTAATTGAAAAAGATGTTGCATGCATGGGAGCAGAGATAGCTGCGCGGATCTTTTTTAACTCTTCAATTTCAGCTAAGAAATCTTTTATTACTTGTTTGGCCGGCTCTAGATTTGCCTTCATAAGGTCTCGCTTTGATGCTCTAGTCGCTGCCTTGCCAGTTCGATCGCTTTATGCAATTTCTCTTGTAAAAGCTCCTTTGGTGGAAGAATGGTTAAGTATTCCGCAACATGGATACCCGATCGGTCTAATTCTAATAATTCAATTCTTTCCTTCTTTTTGCCTGCGCAAAGAATAAGCCCTAAAGGCGGCTCTTCTCCTGGGCGGCGCTCATGTTTATCAAGCCAGCGCAAATACAGCTCCACTTGACCCTTGTATTCAGGTTTGAAGTCTCCGAGCTTTAATTCGATTGCGACGAGTCGTTTTAGGTCTCGATGAAAAAAGAGAAGGTCTAAATGAAAGTCTTCGTCGTCGATCGTCATCCGCTTTTGCCTGGCAAGAAAACAAAATCCTTTACCTAATTCTAATAAGAACTGCTCAAGCTCTCGCATGATGGCATCTTCAAGGTCCTTTTCAAGGTAGCGGTCATTGAGGTTCAAAAACTCTAAGACATAAGGATCGCGAAAGACAAGGTCAGGCGTCAGTCGGTCGTCTTTGCGTAAGGCATCTAATTCGGCTTGAGCCACTAATTCTGGTTTCCTTGATAGAGCGGTCCGCTCATAAAGCATGGAGTCAATTTTATTTCGCAAAGTTCGAACATTCCAACCTTCAATGCGACACATTTCAGCATAAAAATCGCGTTTAATCTCTTCCTTGATTGGAAGCAGAACAACAAAATGACTCCAACTCAATTGTCGTATCAACGATACGATAATCTGCTCATCAGGAAAAACCTCGGCAAACTGAATCATTCGGCGCAAATTCTTATCATTGAAAACCTTACCGTAATCTAACACCAATTGTCGCGACAGCGTCACGACAATTTCTTTTCCATATTCAGCACGCCCTTCTTTCAAAATTTCTGTATGAATGCGGTTGCCTATATGCCAATAAAGCAAGGTCAAGCCAGCATTAACTGTGGTAGCAATAGACTGGCGAGCTTTTTTCAATCATTTCTCGCAAATCTTCAATTAGGCCTTTATTCGATGGCTCTTTAATTTTTCGTCGTGGATCTCTTCGTTTTAAATTCATAAAAAATTTTTCTCTTATTTCTGATTCTTATTAAATTGCTTAGCAACTGTTTCGCTCAAATGGCGTGTCGTCTCCACATCTAAATGGGTGTAGCGCTCAAGCATTTGCAAGGTTTTATGGCCCAAGGCTGTTTTAAGTTGAAGGTTGCTAGCCCCAGAGCGTGCTGCAAGAGTAGCAAAGTGATGGCGAATGCTATGGAAAACAAATCCTTCAATGCCCGCTCGTTTAAGCGCTTCATTCCAAGCTTTGTTAATGTCGATTTTCCCAAAGGCTGTCTTGCTAGCAAAAATAAGTGACTTGGCAGGGTTTCGGTTTTGAAATAACTGCTGTAGCTCCTCAATGACAGCCTCTACAAGAGGGACGCTGCGTGGCGTGCCATTCTTCGTTTCTTTGAGATGAGCGAGCTTGTTGTCAAAATCAATTTGATTCCATGTTAGGCTTAGAATTTCGCCTTGTCTCATGCCAGTTGTAAATGCCAAAAGAACAATGCAATATAAATAGCCATTGCGACTTTGACGACAAGCCGTCATTAAGCGCTGCACTTCTTCTTGAGTTAAGACGCGATCTCTTCCCGGGTTTTCCTTAAGCTTAATGAGATTAAAACAAGGGTTATCATCCATCCAACGAAGCTGTCTACAAGCATAGCTCAAGACTGACGACAAGGTCGCCATGTAGCGATTGACGGTCGCAGAGGAGCGCTTTTCTCCTCTATTAGTCGGCGTCTCTATTAATAATAATCTTTCTTTGCCAAGTCGCTCGGGCGTCAGATGGACAAGAGCGTACTCGCCTAAGCGCTCGCGCCAATAGTTTAAATGGCGAAGGGAATCTTTGGCTGAGCGGTGATGCTCAAGAGCGCCGTTGTTGATGAAGTGATCGACAAGTTCGGAAAAAGTATGCTGATTCTTGTGCTTGCCGAAATTGAATTGTCCTTGCTTAATCTGTCTTTCCACATCGATTGCCCAGTCGTCAGCTTCTTGCTTACGGGCAAAATGATTGCAAACAGTCGGATAGCCTTTAACACGAATGACAGCGCGCCAGTGCGTCGTCCCGTCTTTATTTTTGCGTTTAAATATAGATGCCATGTGCTCAAACCTTTTAGTTGTTCAGGGTTCGAGCGGCTGGATGGTGTGCGTTAAGATTGTTTTTTACTGCACCGTCATTGCACCGCGATGACAAATTTTAACTTGAATACTGTTATTCATTCAAGCTAATTCGTGCTCATAAGTGCTTATAAAAGAGTGGGGCAAGTAGGATTTGAACCTACGACCAGCGGGTTATGAGTCCCTTCTCCTTCCACAAACCAGCATAAGCCAGAATTCATAGCAATAACCAAATCAGCGGTTTGTGACGCCGCTAATTGTGTTGATTTACGCTATTTTATTCCAGTCTTTTCCGGTCTAGTGCGTAAAATCTGCGTAATTAATTTACCCTTTATTATATAAGGCTATTTTTTATCCTTAATAACCATTTACTCTTTTAAATAAAATAATTCCTATTATCAAAGTCATAATCAACTAAATACCTATTTATCTAAAATACAATTAATGTATAAAATACTCCCGTTTACTGTAATTTTACACATGTAAACTAGGAGTTTCTGTATGAGCGGTTTCTTTAATTCTTGGTGGTTTCTTATTCTTATAGCGGTTGGTGTCTGGTTCTTTGGAGGATTTGAAAACGAAGAAGAAAAGGAAAATAAGATTTTAAAGCAAAGAATCCAGCAACTCGAATCAGATGTAGATTATCTTTTACATAAAGTAGAAAAGAAACGTTATTAAATAAGGACATCCAATTATGAACTCTAAAAAATTATTTATATTATTCTTATTAGCCATTGCCCCATCATTTTTATCTGCATCTACCTATTTAGGAAATTACAATACAAATAAATATGACTCGAATTCAATCCATAATCCTTATGGAACTCACGGAAGTAAATATAGCTCAGAAAGTATCAATAACAAATATGGCACATATGGAAGCCGCTATAGCAATTCTTCCGTAAGTAATCCTTATGCTACCGATGCTCCTAAGCTATATGATCAAAATGGCAATTATAGGGGTAAATTGAGCGCAAATAAATACGATCCTGATTCTGTATCAAACCCTTATGGAAGATACGGTAGCAAATACTCTTCAGATAGCATCAATAATCCTTACGGTGCTGGAAATCCCTATTCCTCTGATGTGATCAGCATATATGGCGATTAAAGGGTTAAGATGCAAAAGCTCATTGAGAAATTTAAGAAAATTTTGAATGCATT comes from Candidatus Protochlamydia phocaeensis and encodes:
- a CDS encoding tyrosine-type recombinase/integrase is translated as MASIFKRKNKDGTTHWRAVIRVKGYPTVCNHFARKQEADDWAIDVERQIKQGQFNFGKHKNQHTFSELVDHFINNGALEHHRSAKDSLRHLNYWRERLGEYALVHLTPERLGKERLLLIETPTNRGEKRSSATVNRYMATLSSVLSYACRQLRWMDDNPCFNLIKLKENPGRDRVLTQEEVQRLMTACRQSRNGYLYCIVLLAFTTGMRQGEILSLTWNQIDFDNKLAHLKETKNGTPRSVPLVEAVIEELQQLFQNRNPAKSLIFASKTAFGKIDINKAWNEALKRAGIEGFVFHSIRHHFATLAARSGASNLQLKTALGHKTLQMLERYTHLDVETTRHLSETVAKQFNKNQK
- a CDS encoding PDDEXK nuclease domain-containing protein; protein product: MKKARQSIATTVNAGLTLLYWHIGNRIHTEILKEGRAEYGKEIVVTLSRQLVLDYGKVFNDKNLRRMIQFAEVFPDEQIIVSLIRQLSWSHFVVLLPIKEEIKRDFYAEMCRIEGWNVRTLRNKIDSMLYERTALSRKPELVAQAELDALRKDDRLTPDLVFRDPYVLEFLNLNDRYLEKDLEDAIMRELEQFLLELGKGFCFLARQKRMTIDDEDFHLDLLFFHRDLKRLVAIELKLGDFKPEYKGQVELYLRWLDKHERRPGEEPPLGLILCAGKKKERIELLELDRSGIHVAEYLTILPPKELLQEKLHKAIELARQRLEHQSETL
- a CDS encoding DUF927 domain-containing protein gives rise to the protein MDNFFLDEKGVWFMPPPNAQSGQSDPVWVCSPLEIIAITRDHDNQNHGKLLRFFDYDGVEHLWPMPMEYLAGDGTLYRQFLLSSGLQIKEGRQGRELLSRYIQSSNPDKRMRCVNKLGWYGNLYILPDETIGEVKDEEVVFQARLPIIAHHENKGTLSEWQKEVGKYCVDNSRLGFCVCVAFAAPLIHLLGEENGGFHLRGPSSGGKTTAIKVALSVYGGEAMLHSWRATSNGLESIATLHNDCLLCLDEIGKLEPKLAGEAAYLLVNGGGKQRCDKLGQARTKQAWRLLFLSNGELGLPDLIRQAGQKVRGGHEVRIVDIPAFTGAYGVFDHLHFFPSGDEFSRMLCANAEKYHGTAGKAFIREIIKDTPTHIQRIKILCEEFKKENTPPNADGQVLRVLNRFALVAAAGTLATELGITGWPEEDANWATKTCFEAWLKNRGGISAQEGQEILRQVRHYFEQHGDSRFTLIGSPDEQRTINRAGYKRMVEGNWHYFALPESFKQDICSGFDVQVATATLIERGWLLPDSEGKSTRAEHLPCSINSTTRCYRFDGNKIFSDDV